A window of the Lactuca sativa cultivar Salinas chromosome 7, Lsat_Salinas_v11, whole genome shotgun sequence genome harbors these coding sequences:
- the LOC111894576 gene encoding ATP synthase delta chain, chloroplastic, with translation MLLNCKGEVRRVDVNHNNNNNNNNNNNNNNNNKQGRLRVRDFEKGNLVPTFHSRPPVESRNPILFSCAMDAISTPVSSMISVPKIHHHLYNLKPPLLLPQPHGYISTATTTAATATSISNKTTPSYSYRHNEKLTPTQLPSTSQPQPTISPTIHQNAATGYAAALIDAALCSNSLDAVHKDVKRLLKWLQSNQMLKDMMTNASMEESVKGRVIKEVSKKAKFQRQVVTLLKMLVAKNKSGMVAQVMEEFQRIYLDLNTCSFRLVV, from the coding sequence ATGTTACTTAATTGTAAGGGTGAGGTAAGAAGAGTTGATGTGaaccacaataataataataataataataataataataataataataataataacaaacaaGGAAGGCTGAGAGTTAGAGACTTTGAAAAGGGTAATTTGGTTCCGACGTTCCACAGCCGACCACCGGTTGAGAGTAGAAACCCAATCCTGTTCAGTTGTGCCATGGATGCCATATCCACCCCTGTTTCATCCATGATCAGTGTTCCTAAGATTCATCATCACCTTTACAACCTCAAACCTCCCCTTCTTCTTCCCCAACCCCATGGCTACATCTCTACTGCTACGACTACGGCCGCCACCGCCACTTCGATATCAAATAAAACTACTCCCTCCTATTCCTACCGCCACAACGAAAAGCTCACCCCAACCCAGCTTCCgtctacctctcaacctcaaccAACTATATCCCCTACTATCCACCAGAACGCCGCTACTGGCTACGCAGCCGCGCTCATAGACGCCGCACTCTGCAGTAATTCGCTAGATGCAGTTCATAAAGATGTGAAAAGATTGTTAAAATGGCTGCAGTCTAACCAGATGTTGAAGGATATGATGACAAACGCATCTATGGAAGAAAGTGTAAAGGGGAGAGTGATAAAGGAAGTATCCAAGAAAGCCAAGTTCCAACGCCAGGTGGTGACACTGTTAAAGATGTTGGTGGCCAAGAATAAATCAGGGATGGTGGCACAAGTGATGGAGGAGTTCCAAAGGATTTACCTTGACCTGAATACCTGCAGTTTCAGGCTGGTTGTTTAA